In Chitinibacter sp. SCUT-21, a single genomic region encodes these proteins:
- a CDS encoding Nudix family hydrolase — MNKRKVTRVAAGILIKRDGQFLLASRPQGKPYAGYWEFPGGKLEEGESALEALSRELKEELGIELAQATPWLCQRFEYPHALVELNFFRVTSWQGELHSHEGQQFAWQKTNQLSVSPILPANGPILRGLSLPNTLLFSPAGLIDDESLMQQAAHYWQYSNMCLVLREPQRSVAAYAKLCKQLAALPRPHGGKLIAHGEIAAIGDLPVDGIHLTSAQLMVLNERPRGFDWVGASTHDETQLAKAQKLGVDYAVLGHVNQTASHPNQAPLGWDKFAQLLALGWAFPCFAIGGQTCASIPTAQTHGAHGVAILSGAWR; from the coding sequence ATGAATAAAAGAAAAGTGACCCGTGTTGCCGCTGGTATCTTGATTAAAAGGGATGGCCAGTTTTTGCTCGCTAGTCGTCCACAAGGCAAGCCCTATGCGGGATATTGGGAATTCCCTGGTGGGAAATTAGAAGAAGGTGAATCTGCCCTTGAGGCGTTAAGCCGCGAATTAAAAGAAGAATTAGGCATTGAACTTGCGCAAGCAACGCCATGGCTTTGCCAGCGCTTCGAATATCCACATGCATTGGTTGAATTGAATTTTTTTCGCGTAACGTCGTGGCAAGGCGAGCTTCATTCGCATGAGGGGCAGCAATTTGCTTGGCAAAAAACGAATCAGCTATCCGTTTCGCCTATTTTACCTGCCAACGGCCCAATTCTACGTGGACTGAGTCTACCAAATACTTTGTTGTTCTCTCCTGCTGGCTTGATTGATGACGAGTCCTTGATGCAACAGGCGGCACATTATTGGCAATATTCTAATATGTGTTTGGTACTGCGGGAGCCGCAACGCTCCGTTGCCGCGTACGCCAAGCTGTGCAAACAACTTGCGGCTTTGCCGCGGCCTCATGGTGGCAAGTTAATCGCGCACGGTGAAATTGCGGCAATCGGTGATTTGCCTGTGGATGGGATTCACCTCACATCTGCGCAGTTGATGGTGCTGAACGAACGCCCACGTGGTTTTGATTGGGTTGGAGCATCAACGCATGATGAAACGCAATTGGCCAAAGCACAAAAATTGGGGGTTGATTACGCCGTTTTAGGGCATGTCAACCAAACGGCGAGTCATCCCAACCAAGCCCCATTGGGTTGGGATAAATTTGCACAGCTCTTGGCGCTAGGTTGGGCTTTTCCTTGCTTTGCTATCGGGGGACAAACTTGTGCGAGTATTCCGACCGCACAAACCCATGGAGCGCATGGCGTGGCCATCTTGAGTGGGGCATGGCGATGA
- a CDS encoding DUF4124 domain-containing protein, whose product MMKITMICCVVAVLTAPVHAGKVYQWRDADGRVFYSDQPPPVSGVKERQIRPNTVGNASQPEAKSLSVAKDEVTLWVSAACEPACSQALAILDQRNVQYEVRSVDPGNEQSMLAFFNAVGTMQSRPPILIIGKQVLKEWNSPMWQAALSKAGYPLPKAKK is encoded by the coding sequence ATGATGAAAATAACCATGATCTGTTGCGTGGTGGCGGTGCTGACAGCCCCAGTTCACGCTGGCAAGGTTTATCAATGGCGGGACGCGGATGGTCGCGTGTTTTATTCTGATCAGCCGCCCCCTGTCTCTGGGGTAAAAGAGCGACAAATTCGCCCAAACACGGTGGGCAATGCCAGCCAGCCAGAGGCCAAGTCTCTATCCGTGGCAAAAGATGAAGTTACCCTTTGGGTGAGTGCTGCATGTGAGCCTGCATGTTCTCAAGCGCTTGCCATTCTCGATCAGCGCAATGTGCAATATGAAGTTCGCAGCGTAGACCCTGGCAATGAGCAAAGCATGCTGGCGTTTTTTAATGCCGTGGGAACGATGCAGTCGCGGCCCCCCATTCTGATTATTGGTAAACAAGTATTGAAAGAATGGAATAGCCCGATGTGGCAAGCGGCCTTAAGTAAGGCCGGCTACCCATTGCCCAAAGCAAAAAAATAA
- a CDS encoding YSC84-related protein — MLLRQCVIAVAAVTLSMPVWAEGNATNKSHETQQQKTPTQRRADIDKNIQQSLAMVYKKYPDAKAQIAKAAGYAVFKTGGFTAVFLGAGGGEGVAVSKGKKTYMTMIQGKVGLGLGAKETREVLVFTEKSAFDSFVNSGWTADANATAAAKASDKGVGITGAKQVAKGVYVYQFTENGLVAEATVAGSKYSVDKELNTK; from the coding sequence ATGCTATTACGTCAATGCGTTATCGCTGTTGCAGCAGTTACACTCAGTATGCCTGTTTGGGCCGAGGGCAATGCCACCAATAAAAGCCACGAAACCCAACAGCAAAAAACACCTACGCAGCGGCGTGCTGATATTGATAAAAATATTCAGCAATCACTTGCAATGGTTTACAAGAAATATCCCGACGCCAAAGCACAGATAGCCAAAGCCGCTGGCTATGCCGTTTTCAAAACCGGCGGATTTACTGCCGTGTTTTTAGGGGCTGGCGGCGGTGAAGGTGTGGCCGTATCGAAAGGCAAAAAAACCTATATGACGATGATTCAAGGCAAAGTCGGCCTCGGCTTGGGCGCCAAAGAAACCCGCGAAGTCTTAGTGTTTACAGAAAAATCAGCATTTGATTCATTTGTAAATAGCGGCTGGACCGCAGACGCCAATGCAACCGCAGCAGCGAAAGCCAGCGATAAAGGCGTGGGTATTACCGGCGCCAAACAAGTAGCCAAAGGCGTTTACGTGTATCAATTTACCGAAAATGGCTTGGTTGCGGAGGCCACCGTTGCTGGATCGAAGTACTCAGTCGATAAAGAGCTGAATACCAAATAA
- a CDS encoding transglycosylase SLT domain-containing protein: protein MLKFFAPTLLCLSLLATTAHAGAQREEYLSDSVASSLRRSIADRIEPRLMFANKAEGEAWLDEMSERLKSRIPDEFVRRKLLTAIHYEATRAGLDPQMVLGLIHIESRFNRYAISPVGARGLMQVMPFWQRAIGTPDQSLFDMNTNLRYGCSILRHYLNIENGDLFRALGRYNGSLGKAEYPNLVYSAWKGYYDWNDGVGQKVAQK from the coding sequence ATGTTGAAGTTTTTCGCTCCTACCCTACTTTGCCTTAGCCTGCTCGCCACCACTGCCCACGCCGGTGCGCAGCGTGAAGAATATTTATCTGATTCAGTCGCCAGCAGCTTGCGCCGCAGCATTGCCGATCGCATCGAGCCGCGGCTGATGTTTGCCAATAAAGCCGAGGGTGAAGCGTGGCTGGACGAAATGTCCGAGCGGCTAAAATCGCGCATCCCCGACGAATTCGTGCGCCGTAAATTGCTCACGGCGATACATTACGAAGCGACCCGCGCCGGGCTCGACCCACAAATGGTGCTGGGCCTGATTCACATCGAAAGCCGCTTTAACCGCTACGCGATCAGCCCTGTCGGCGCACGCGGTCTGATGCAAGTGATGCCCTTCTGGCAACGCGCGATTGGCACGCCCGATCAAAGCTTGTTTGATATGAACACCAATCTGCGCTACGGCTGTTCAATCTTGCGCCATTATCTGAACATCGAAAACGGCGACCTATTTCGCGCCCTTGGCCGCTACAACGGCAGCCTCGGTAAAGCCGAATACCCGAATCTGGTCTATAGCGCGTGGAAAGGGTATTACGACTGGAATGATGGCGTAGGCCAGAAAGTAGCGCAGAAATAG
- a CDS encoding proline--tRNA ligase — translation MRTSQLFISTLKEAPSEAELLSHKLMLRAGLIKRLGSGLYTWMPLGLRILRKVEAVVREEMNRAGAQELLMPAVQPAELWQETGRWDVFGPQMLKITDRHERSFCFGPTHEEVITDIARSEIKSYKQLPVNFYQVQTKFRDEIRPRFGVMRAREFMMKDAYSFHADLDSLKATYEVMYGAYSKVFTRLGLKFRAVAADTGAIGGDGSHEFHVLADAGEDLLAYCPTSDYAANVELAEAFAPATPRATAAQAMAEVDTPKQTACEDVAALLGIGIDRTVKAIALVTTAGEFVLALLRGDHNLNEVKISKVAGMADFRFATDEEIRSNLNCPPGFIGPVGINANIRVIADRTVAAMSDFVCGANKPKLHLAGVNFGRDLTEPHVVADIRNVVNGDVCPDGKGGVLELCRGIEVGHIFQLRTKYSEAMSCTFLNEQNTLTPMEMGCYGIGVSRIVGAAIEQNHDARGIIWPAAMAPFAVAIVAVGYHKSEAVKAAADQMYADFTAAGIDVLLDDRNERPGSMFADMELIGIPHRVTIGDKALANGEVEYVARRAGEMQKVAIGEALSFVQQQIA, via the coding sequence ATGCGCACATCGCAATTATTCATTTCGACTTTAAAAGAAGCGCCTTCCGAGGCCGAATTACTATCGCACAAGCTGATGCTGCGCGCGGGCTTGATCAAACGTTTGGGCTCAGGCCTCTACACGTGGATGCCGCTGGGCTTGCGTATTTTGCGCAAAGTAGAAGCCGTGGTGCGCGAAGAAATGAATCGCGCGGGTGCGCAAGAATTGCTGATGCCAGCGGTGCAACCGGCTGAACTGTGGCAAGAAACCGGCCGTTGGGACGTGTTTGGCCCGCAAATGCTGAAAATCACCGACCGCCACGAGCGCAGCTTCTGCTTTGGCCCAACGCACGAAGAAGTCATCACCGACATCGCGCGCTCGGAAATCAAAAGCTACAAACAATTGCCGGTGAATTTCTACCAAGTACAAACCAAATTCCGCGACGAAATCCGCCCCCGTTTTGGCGTAATGCGCGCGCGCGAATTTATGATGAAAGACGCGTATTCATTCCACGCCGATCTGGATTCATTGAAAGCCACGTACGAAGTAATGTACGGCGCATACTCCAAGGTGTTTACGCGTCTAGGCCTTAAATTCCGTGCTGTTGCAGCCGATACTGGCGCAATCGGTGGTGATGGCTCGCACGAATTCCACGTTTTGGCTGACGCGGGTGAAGACTTGCTCGCCTACTGCCCAACTAGCGACTACGCTGCGAACGTTGAATTGGCTGAAGCCTTCGCACCCGCGACACCACGCGCAACTGCGGCGCAAGCGATGGCCGAAGTAGACACGCCAAAACAAACCGCGTGCGAAGACGTTGCCGCCTTGCTCGGCATCGGCATTGATCGCACGGTAAAAGCGATTGCTTTGGTAACGACCGCGGGCGAATTCGTACTGGCGCTGCTGCGTGGCGACCATAATCTGAACGAAGTGAAAATCAGCAAAGTTGCAGGCATGGCGGATTTCCGCTTCGCGACTGACGAAGAAATTCGCAGCAATCTGAATTGCCCACCGGGCTTTATCGGCCCTGTTGGCATTAACGCGAACATTCGCGTCATTGCCGACCGTACCGTGGCAGCGATGAGCGACTTTGTGTGCGGCGCGAATAAACCGAAATTGCACTTGGCAGGCGTGAACTTCGGTCGCGACCTGACAGAACCGCACGTTGTGGCCGACATCCGCAATGTCGTGAACGGCGATGTGTGTCCAGACGGCAAAGGCGGCGTGTTGGAATTGTGCCGCGGTATTGAAGTCGGCCATATTTTCCAATTGCGCACCAAATATTCCGAAGCGATGAGTTGCACGTTCCTGAACGAGCAAAACACGCTGACGCCTATGGAAATGGGCTGCTACGGCATCGGCGTATCGCGCATTGTTGGCGCCGCGATCGAGCAAAACCACGACGCACGCGGCATTATCTGGCCAGCAGCGATGGCGCCGTTTGCCGTGGCCATCGTCGCAGTGGGTTACCACAAATCGGAAGCGGTGAAAGCGGCGGCGGATCAGATGTACGCGGACTTTACTGCCGCTGGCATCGACGTGTTGCTCGACGATCGCAACGAGCGTCCAGGCTCGATGTTTGCCGATATGGAATTGATCGGCATTCCACACCGCGTGACGATTGGCGACAAAGCCTTGGCCAATGGCGAAGTTGAATACGTAGCACGCCGCGCAGGTGAAATGCAGAAAGTGGCGATCGGCGAAGCGCTGAGCTTTGTTCAGCAACAAATCGCCTAA
- a CDS encoding 4-oxalocrotonate tautomerase family protein, with amino-acid sequence MPYIHVRLAGELSRVQKKQIVEEMTSTMERIAGKPREYVIVNFDETKEENWGWGGQLLDEVE; translated from the coding sequence ATGCCCTATATCCACGTTCGCCTCGCGGGTGAATTAAGCCGTGTGCAGAAAAAACAGATCGTTGAAGAAATGACGAGCACGATGGAGCGGATCGCGGGAAAACCACGCGAATATGTAATCGTGAATTTTGATGAAACGAAAGAGGAAAACTGGGGCTGGGGCGGCCAGTTACTCGACGAAGTTGAATAA
- the phnD gene encoding phosphate/phosphite/phosphonate ABC transporter substrate-binding protein, translating into MLHRFFALTFVLLTAPCYADLSVGLLTSRNSEQSLEDWQPVLNDLAQATGQKVTGIVLSDRDELLRRMQKNQIQIARLDDKLALDAVETANAELFARLSQTGNVNDYRSVILVKKSSSIQNVEDLLNRPKQLRYAGGQPGAMAEYLIPHYHLFFKRNVLPENYFKLYLQRNAETAFVALAQGQVDVAVSNTFDLEQLKEKFPRDFSQMRIVWESPKFAFDPLVMRKDLPPALKKSISNFFTQYGKVGSNTALAKQRLYYADQLAGFVAADNRSLRQVTDLQLFHDLFRLTFNTQMSVDAKKKQEKLYYQRFDALVGVLGGAK; encoded by the coding sequence ATGTTACACCGTTTTTTTGCCTTAACTTTCGTTTTGCTCACCGCACCGTGTTACGCTGATTTGTCCGTAGGCCTGTTAACTTCACGCAATTCAGAACAATCGCTTGAAGATTGGCAGCCAGTATTGAATGATTTGGCGCAGGCAACAGGACAAAAAGTGACGGGTATCGTGCTCAGTGATCGCGATGAGTTGCTACGCCGCATGCAAAAAAACCAGATTCAGATTGCACGCCTTGACGATAAGCTGGCCTTGGATGCGGTGGAAACCGCTAACGCTGAACTGTTTGCGCGCTTATCGCAAACGGGCAATGTGAACGACTATCGCAGTGTGATTTTGGTGAAAAAGAGCAGTTCAATTCAGAATGTCGAAGACTTGCTTAATCGGCCGAAACAACTGCGCTACGCGGGTGGCCAGCCTGGGGCGATGGCAGAATATCTGATCCCGCATTACCATCTGTTTTTTAAGCGTAATGTGCTGCCGGAAAACTACTTCAAGTTATATTTGCAGCGCAATGCCGAAACCGCCTTTGTTGCCTTAGCACAAGGACAGGTTGATGTAGCCGTGAGCAATACCTTCGATCTAGAGCAGCTTAAAGAAAAATTCCCACGTGACTTCTCACAGATGCGCATTGTGTGGGAGTCGCCAAAATTTGCTTTTGATCCGCTGGTAATGCGCAAAGATTTGCCGCCGGCACTGAAAAAATCGATTAGTAATTTCTTCACCCAATATGGCAAAGTCGGGAGTAATACGGCGCTGGCCAAACAGCGTTTATATTATGCCGATCAGCTTGCGGGCTTTGTTGCCGCGGATAATCGCAGTTTGCGCCAAGTGACCGATTTGCAATTATTTCATGATCTATTTCGGCTGACGTTTAATACCCAAATGAGTGTCGATGCCAAGAAGAAGCAAGAAAAGCTTTACTATCAAAGGTTTGATGCTTTGGTTGGGGTGCTCGGTGGGGCGAAATAA
- a CDS encoding serine/threonine protein kinase — protein sequence MTNTLTPYSELSPDLILSAIDQLGVRTSGHLLALNSYENRVYQIGLEDETPWGKFIVAKFYRPHRWSEAQILEEHQFCQELAEYEAPVVSPLSFSGNTLHSEHGFRFAIFPRRGGRYPELDQRETREWIGRFMGRIHAIGQKQPFSARPQIDIDSFGHQSVEFVLQNQFIPADLMSAYQTVSAQALDSIRACFERAGQVATVRLHGDCHASNILWTDAGPHFVDFDDARNGPAIQDLWMLLSGERHEQQAQLNDILYGYEDFIDFNPSELHLLEALRTLRLLHYSAWIARRWNDPAFPAAFPWFNSPIYWQNRILELREQIALMSEPPLRHGMGNC from the coding sequence ATGACAAACACATTAACCCCCTACTCTGAACTGAGCCCAGACTTAATTTTATCGGCCATTGATCAACTCGGCGTGCGCACCTCGGGCCATTTATTAGCGCTTAACAGCTACGAGAACCGGGTTTACCAAATTGGTCTTGAAGACGAGACACCATGGGGAAAATTTATTGTCGCCAAGTTTTACCGCCCTCATCGCTGGAGCGAGGCACAGATTTTGGAAGAACATCAGTTCTGCCAGGAGCTAGCAGAGTATGAGGCTCCAGTTGTTTCCCCGCTTAGCTTTTCAGGCAATACCCTGCATAGCGAGCATGGATTTCGCTTTGCTATTTTCCCGCGCCGTGGTGGACGATACCCAGAACTAGATCAACGCGAAACACGCGAATGGATCGGGCGATTTATGGGTCGGATTCATGCCATCGGACAAAAGCAGCCATTTAGCGCACGCCCACAGATTGATATCGACAGCTTTGGCCATCAGTCAGTTGAGTTTGTTTTGCAAAATCAGTTTATTCCCGCTGATTTAATGAGCGCTTATCAAACGGTGAGCGCGCAGGCTTTAGATTCAATTCGCGCCTGCTTTGAGCGAGCCGGCCAAGTGGCCACTGTGCGTCTACACGGTGACTGTCACGCTAGCAATATTCTCTGGACAGATGCGGGCCCGCACTTTGTTGACTTTGACGACGCCCGCAATGGCCCGGCAATCCAAGATTTATGGATGCTACTCTCCGGCGAGCGGCATGAACAACAAGCGCAACTCAACGATATTTTGTACGGCTACGAAGACTTTATCGATTTCAACCCGAGCGAGCTGCATTTACTCGAAGCATTGCGCACGCTGCGGCTACTGCATTACAGCGCCTGGATCGCACGACGTTGGAATGACCCCGCTTTTCCTGCGGCATTTCCGTGGTTTAACTCGCCCATTTACTGGCAAAACCGCATTCTTGAATTGCGCGAACAAATTGCATTAATGTCTGAACCACCGCTACGGCATGGCATGGGTAACTGCTGA
- a CDS encoding GGDEF domain-containing protein, translating into MTVLKPSDSDMTASAPATPLPSVLRYAARAKRERREQRWRLALSLACLSLLAATLMLAIGQSWYWAVPAPLASALLFFYAAFAASQGRQYWEWRISALAVFIPPVLLSSWAWLLHAQLPPATLALPFVLQPILLLLAGLPIKRYIAAVSFNLAPISYILLSSDATFIAAISALLVVVIASFLGVNTVHRLVYHQRNLMLMRQRVAENAEKMAERDQKMRKLAFEDPLTGLANRLHLINQLRQTLKNPRAEAMNSVVYLIDLDFFKTVNDEFGHAAGDALLIEIAQRFKSLVRRGDLVCRLGGDEFVILVRGIHQASEIATVAEKILAKLSEPVWYEERQLPLGGSIGIAPWFPDLRSPASWLQAADDAMYAAKTGGRNRYVIADYHPNSKDQS; encoded by the coding sequence ATGACCGTATTGAAGCCTTCCGATTCAGACATGACCGCCTCTGCGCCGGCTACTCCTCTGCCTAGCGTGTTGCGCTACGCTGCGCGGGCAAAACGCGAGCGCCGAGAGCAGCGCTGGCGCTTAGCGCTGAGTTTGGCCTGTTTATCCTTGCTCGCTGCTACCTTGATGCTTGCTATTGGTCAATCTTGGTATTGGGCCGTGCCTGCACCGCTGGCAAGTGCTTTGCTGTTTTTTTACGCGGCCTTTGCCGCCTCGCAAGGGCGACAGTATTGGGAGTGGCGGATTTCAGCCTTGGCGGTGTTTATACCGCCAGTGTTGTTGAGCAGCTGGGCCTGGCTGTTGCACGCGCAACTGCCGCCTGCCACGCTGGCTTTGCCTTTTGTGTTGCAGCCCATTTTATTATTGTTGGCCGGTTTACCGATCAAGCGCTACATCGCCGCAGTCAGTTTTAATCTGGCGCCAATTAGCTATATTTTGCTCAGTAGCGACGCGACCTTTATTGCCGCAATTTCAGCTTTATTAGTGGTAGTGATTGCGAGTTTTCTAGGCGTGAATACCGTGCATCGATTGGTCTACCATCAGCGAAATCTGATGCTGATGCGGCAGCGTGTTGCGGAAAATGCCGAAAAAATGGCCGAGCGTGATCAAAAAATGCGCAAATTAGCGTTTGAAGATCCACTAACGGGCTTGGCTAATCGCTTGCACTTGATCAATCAACTGCGACAAACACTGAAAAATCCACGCGCAGAAGCGATGAATAGCGTGGTGTATTTGATCGATTTGGATTTTTTCAAAACGGTTAATGATGAGTTCGGCCATGCAGCGGGTGATGCACTGTTAATTGAGATTGCTCAGCGTTTTAAATCGCTGGTTCGTCGTGGTGATTTAGTTTGTCGCTTAGGCGGGGACGAATTTGTGATTTTAGTTCGCGGCATTCATCAGGCGAGCGAAATCGCGACGGTGGCAGAAAAAATCCTTGCGAAGTTAAGTGAGCCCGTTTGGTATGAGGAGCGACAGCTTCCCTTGGGCGGAAGTATTGGGATTGCGCCTTGGTTTCCTGATTTGCGCTCACCAGCTAGTTGGTTACAAGCCGCAGATGACGCTATGTATGCGGCAAAAACCGGGGGGCGCAACCGCTATGTGATTGCCGATTATCATCCCAACTCAAAGGATCAATCGTGA
- a CDS encoding dipeptide ABC transporter ATP-binding protein encodes MSGPVLEIQDLSIGFTHGSAVVQHIDLHLNRGEKLALVGESGSGKSVLARAILRLDSAATLEGHIFFHGADLLTCSASELRLMRGAKIAMIFQEPMVALNPLQTVGQQIAEVLFLHLGYSPSQQVKRVLELLHQVGMSDPDRQKHRYPHQLSGGQRQRVMIAMALAAEPELLIADEPTTALDVTIQAQILALLAQIQAERKMTVLLITHDLNLVRHFADRVAVMQQGRIVETAATADLFSAPQHSYTQQLLAARPQRVAADVPHEAQICLQAQQISHQYAQAGRYFWQKQWQTVLAPLDFNLRQAETLAIVGESGSGKTTLILAILRLLQSGRGGGRVDLSGKDFTALQGAGLQRARRDIQIVFQDPFAALSPRMTVEEIVGEGLLVHELAQSPSVRRALVVQALLQVGLTESMLLRYPHEFSGGQRQRIAIARALVVQPKILVLDEPTSALDATIQQQILSLLATLQRQLGLSYVLVSHDMAVVRALAHRVLVLKDGQLQESASVEALFTQPQSEYTQALIAAATLTLPN; translated from the coding sequence GTGAGCGGGCCAGTATTGGAGATTCAAGACCTGAGTATTGGTTTTACCCATGGATCAGCTGTGGTGCAGCACATTGATTTGCACCTAAATCGTGGGGAAAAGTTAGCACTGGTTGGTGAATCTGGCTCGGGAAAAAGTGTCTTGGCTCGCGCGATTTTGCGTCTTGATTCCGCTGCAACACTGGAAGGGCACATTTTTTTTCATGGCGCTGATCTGCTCACTTGTTCGGCATCAGAGCTGAGGCTGATGCGCGGGGCGAAAATCGCGATGATTTTCCAAGAGCCCATGGTGGCGCTCAATCCCTTGCAAACTGTCGGGCAACAGATTGCTGAGGTTTTATTTTTACATCTGGGGTATAGCCCCTCACAGCAAGTAAAACGGGTTCTGGAGCTATTACACCAGGTGGGTATGAGTGATCCTGATCGCCAGAAGCATCGCTATCCTCATCAGCTCTCGGGTGGGCAGCGTCAGCGAGTGATGATTGCGATGGCTCTAGCGGCTGAGCCTGAATTGCTAATTGCGGATGAGCCTACCACAGCCTTAGACGTCACGATTCAGGCACAAATTTTGGCTTTGTTGGCCCAGATTCAAGCCGAGCGCAAGATGACCGTTTTGCTTATTACTCATGATCTAAATTTGGTTCGTCATTTTGCCGACCGGGTCGCTGTGATGCAGCAAGGGCGTATTGTCGAAACCGCTGCAACAGCTGATTTATTTTCTGCTCCTCAGCATTCTTACACACAGCAGCTATTGGCCGCTCGGCCGCAACGCGTTGCTGCTGATGTGCCGCATGAGGCACAGATCTGTTTACAAGCACAGCAAATCAGTCATCAATACGCCCAAGCTGGGCGTTATTTTTGGCAAAAACAGTGGCAAACGGTGTTAGCTCCGCTGGATTTTAATTTGCGGCAAGCTGAAACCTTAGCCATTGTTGGTGAATCGGGAAGTGGTAAAACCACGCTGATTTTGGCGATCTTGCGCCTATTGCAAAGTGGGCGTGGTGGCGGACGGGTTGATTTGAGTGGCAAAGATTTTACTGCCTTACAGGGGGCAGGCTTGCAGCGCGCTCGTCGTGACATACAAATTGTGTTTCAAGATCCGTTTGCCGCATTGTCGCCGCGAATGACCGTTGAGGAAATTGTAGGGGAAGGTTTGCTGGTGCATGAGTTGGCTCAATCGCCTTCCGTGCGTCGCGCATTGGTGGTGCAAGCCTTGCTGCAAGTGGGTTTAACTGAAAGCATGTTGCTGCGTTATCCCCATGAGTTTTCAGGGGGGCAGCGGCAACGCATTGCGATTGCGCGCGCCTTGGTGGTTCAGCCAAAAATTTTGGTGCTGGATGAACCTACTTCCGCACTGGATGCGACGATACAACAGCAAATTTTAAGCTTGCTGGCCACGTTACAGCGTCAATTAGGGTTGAGTTACGTGTTAGTGAGCCACGATATGGCGGTGGTTCGTGCTTTGGCGCATCGTGTTTTGGTGCTGAAGGATGGGCAACTTCAGGAATCCGCGTCAGTTGAAGCGCTGTTTACCCAACCGCAAAGCGAATATACCCAAGCTCTAATTGCTGCCGCAACGCTGACTCTGCCCAATTAA
- the xth gene encoding exodeoxyribonuclease III: protein MKIATWNVNSLKVRLPQVLEWMQANPDVTALCLQETKMDDPVFPHEEISAAGFEVAFAGQKTYNGVAIIARAPIEDVVINLPGFEDPQKRVITATINGVRLVGAYIPNGQDLESDKYQYKLAWLKALLAWLEAQMALFPELALLGDYNIAPEDRDVHDIKKWAGGVLVSPLEREAFQQMQALGLIDAFRLFDQPEKSFSWWDYRGFSFKKNAGLRIDHILMSPRLAARCSACQIDVEPRKHERPSDHTPVIATLD from the coding sequence ATGAAAATAGCCACTTGGAATGTCAATTCGCTCAAAGTGCGTTTACCGCAGGTTCTTGAGTGGATGCAGGCCAACCCAGATGTGACTGCTCTATGCTTGCAAGAAACTAAAATGGACGACCCCGTTTTTCCGCATGAAGAAATTAGCGCAGCGGGTTTTGAAGTGGCATTTGCTGGACAAAAAACCTACAACGGCGTTGCTATTATTGCGCGAGCACCGATTGAAGACGTGGTGATTAATTTACCTGGATTCGAAGACCCACAAAAACGCGTTATCACCGCAACGATTAATGGGGTACGTCTTGTTGGCGCCTACATTCCAAATGGGCAAGATCTAGAGTCAGATAAATACCAATATAAATTGGCTTGGCTCAAGGCATTATTAGCTTGGTTGGAAGCACAAATGGCCCTGTTTCCAGAGTTGGCCTTGCTCGGTGATTACAATATCGCTCCCGAAGATCGTGATGTACATGATATTAAAAAGTGGGCGGGTGGTGTATTAGTATCGCCCTTGGAGCGTGAAGCGTTTCAACAGATGCAGGCCTTAGGTCTGATCGATGCATTTCGGCTATTTGATCAGCCAGAGAAATCTTTTAGTTGGTGGGATTATCGGGGCTTTTCATTTAAGAAAAATGCGGGTTTAAGAATCGACCATATCTTGATGTCACCTCGTTTGGCTGCGCGCTGTAGTGCGTGTCAAATCGACGTCGAGCCACGAAAACATGAGCGTCCGTCGGACCATACCCCTGTGATTGCTACCTTAGATTGA